Within the Mesotoga sp. Brook.08.105.5.1 genome, the region AAAGCGTACAGCGAACTTCTGGCGTCCAGCGGTTCTTCTGCCCGACGAAGTCGGCCTCGCCTCATGTCGCTGGAGTGGCGGCGCTTGTTCTTGCGGCAAACTCCGATCTTTCCAACGCTGATGCTAGATCGATTCTCCAGCAAACGGCAGAGAATCTGGGGCTAAAACAGGAGCATCAGGGATACGGGCTGGTAATGGCTGATCTCGCGGTTCAAGCGGCCTCTAAAGTGTTCCTACCGATCCGGACCCAGATCCCGAACCCGATACTATAACGGTGTCAAGTATAAGTTATTCATTGAGCAGAAATGCCAAGCATATGTACGTTTCTGTGCAGCTCAATCCAGCTGTAGCTAGCGCAAGTGTTTCTATAGAAGTCTATCTTAACGAAGGCAGCTCACCATACTACACTGGGACAATCACTACAGACACGGCGGGTGTTGCCAAATTTACAATTGTCAATGCGCCCACTGGAACGTATTTGACCGTGGTAACTGATGTCACAGCTGTTGGGTACACATTGGGCGGAGATTTCCCGGAGGATATTTACAGCAAATAGACTGACTGAAGATATTAGCGGATAGCATAGAGAAAAGAGCGTCAAGATCCTTTGCTGAAGAAGCATTAGATCCATGAAGAATATGACTCGATGCTTTCCGAGCTTTTTCGATTTTCGTCTGAATCTATTCTCACTGAACATATCGCGATGATATCGACGAAAGGGCTATATGCAGCAAGGCAATCTGACGATTCATTCCGTTTTAGTGCATGCACTTTGCTTGTGAAGAATTGTAACTTGTTAGGTAGACTTCCTGCCTTTTCCTTAATTACGGCTGTTCAATCTTTGGGCATACAATGCTTACTGTTATTGTGAAACTTCATTGCTTCTTGCTTGCTTGATGCAGTAGAAGTTGTAGCGTAAATTGAGCAATATTCTGATGATTACTTTTTCTGAGCAAGAACATAGTACTGGTAAGTAAGAAATCCATCAAATCGGCCGAATGTGATCCGACTGATTAATGAATCTCTCCTGGAGATCGGTGAGTGTGACCAGTTGATTATTTTATACTGAGAATTATCTAGTAGCTCAATGATTTCTCTCTTTGTGAAGAACCTTAAATGAGTTCGATCTAGCAACCCTGATGACACATATTGAAATCTTCCTCTTAAGACTAGTTCCTTTACAACAGAATAATGCCTGATATTTGGAATGGATGCCACAAGATATCCCGAGGAAGGAATGACGTTTCGAAGTCTTTCTAAAGTCCTCCATGGATCAATGAGATGCTCTATGACATCTCCGCAGATCACCAAATCGAATTCTCTATTTAGAAGCCAATTGGGCAAATCCTCTTCAACTGATCCAATAAAGATTTCATCCATTCTAGTTGCTGCGATTTCTCCATGCCTGCAGGATAACTCTATTCCAGCAATATAGGTTGCCCCCTTTTCTCTCAGATAGGCAGCGTTATTCCCTTCACCGCATCCAATTTCTAGAACACTTCTGAATCCAGGTGGAACGAGATCGATAAGGTCTTTTCGAACAGCACAGTAATAGTTGTCGGGTAAGGAATCGTCAATACCACACATTTAACTTCTCCATCCTGAATCTGCGAAAATAGCTTGAATCCGGAATCTTCTCTAATTCAAACCAACATCTATTGAAAAGTCTAGATCCAAGCAAGAAGAATCTATTGCGCCTCCATCATTCATCGGTATCTTTTTGAATCTATGATTTTGTACTAGCTTTGTGCTATGAACATGAGCTATTCCGAAATCTTTTGAGACTTACAGTATTCATAAGGTGTACTGTCTTCTGAATCCATTTACATTATTCCAAAAGCTACATGGTTCAGTTTTCATCACCAAACTCGCTTCGCATCTTTTGAAATCTCCTCCGTCTTATAGCAAGAATTTTCCTACCGAATTGGGTTTCCATTGCAATTTCCCTCACATTATTTCTAAACATCTCTGTGTTATGCATCCATTTGAGTTTGAAAACAGAAGTCGGCCAAATCCCGTTTGTACTGTAAATCGTCTTGTAGTTGTTCTTGTGCTTTGATACCACTTTCTTTAGGATTTCGTAGAAGCTATCATCCATAGAGTATCCAGGAGATCTGTGATGCAAATCCATAGGGAGGACGAAGCTCTTGTAGTCTCTCTCTCCTGCAGAAAGGCAGAAATCAACACCATAAAGGTGCCAGCCATTACAGACTAATGGATCGAACATTATTTCTTCGAACATCTCTCTCCTGACTCCTATCATAACTTCATCAACAGTTTGACATTCAGTAGGACTCTTCGGGCGAATTGTACCAGCTGGAGAAGGCGGTTCTCCGTGTGTCATCGATGTTATGACACCGTCCTCGTTTAGCCTACCTGCAGCACCAGCTATTGAACCAACGGGGAGAGCATCCATCTGGTATTCAAGCTCAGTTAAGCTGAACTTTTCTCCAAAGACAACGTCCTGATGGACGAAGGCAAGGAAGTTGCCTTTTGCCTTTTGTGCTCCATGGTTAAGAGCTGAAGCGGCCGACGAAAATGCTTTCTCGGTATTATCTACTAAAACCAAGTCAAATGTATTTTCCTCTTTGGAGAGGCTTTTCAGGAGACAGGATTCCAATATTTCCCTATTGTTGAATACACAAATAACACTTATCACGCTTCATCACTTCGCGTCATAGTTCTTCTCATAGAACTCCAAATACTCTCCAGAGATAACGCTTTCAACCCACTCTCTGTTGTTCAAATACCAGTCTACTGTCATCTCTATTCCTTCATCGAACATGATTGAAGGTTTCCATCCCAGCTCATAGGTTATCTTACTAGGATCTATCGCGTATCTTCTATCATGTCCAAGTCTGTCGGTCACATGCTTTATGAGCGACTCGTTTATCTCCCGGTCTCCCGCCTTTTCTCTGAGTATCTCGATTATCCTCTTGACTATATAGATGTTCTCTCTCTCGTTATGTCCGCCTATATTATAGACGTCTCCAGACTTACCGTTTTCAAAGACCATATCTATAGCTCTGCAATGATCTCCGACATAAAGCCAGTCTCTTATCTGTCTGCCGTCTCCATATACTGGAAGAGGTTTATGATTCAGCGCGTTGTTTATTATCAGAGGTATAAGCTTCTCTGGAAACTGATAAGGCCCGTAGTTGTTCGAGCATCGTGTTATGTTTATGGGCATTCCGTAAGTATCGTGATAGGCTTTGACTATTAGATCCGCAGAGGCCTTAGATGCAGAATAAGGACTGTGCGGATCTAGAGGAGTCTTCTCCGTGAAGTATCCCGTGGGACCGAGAGCTCCATATACTTCGTCGGTGGAAATCTGTAAGAACCTGGGCGTTGCTCGTTGTTCGTTGTTCGTTGTTCGTGCAAAACGATCTCGTCTTCTTTCTTCGCCCTCTTTTGAGCTTAGGCTCCTCCAGCTTCCGTCAGACAGCTGCCAGTGGTTCTTTGCTGCATCGAGAAGAACCTGTGTTCCGAGTATGTTTGTTTTCAAGAAGATCTGCGGATCGTGGATCGATCTATCTACGTGAGATTCGGCTGCGAAGTTTATTACTCCATCAATATCGTGTTCGTTGAAGATACTTTCAACGAGTTCGTTATCGCAGATATCGCCTTTGATGAAGGTGAATCTCTTCTTCTCTTTGTTTGTAAGTTTAGAGAGATTGTCCAGGTTTCCCGCATAAGTGAGATTATCCAGACCGATGATCTTTCTCTCAGGATGCCTGCGAAGGTAATAATAAACGAAATTGCTTCCTATGAAACCCGCCACACCTGTAACAAGAAGAGTCATCCAAATACCTCCAGCTCTTTGAGAAATCTCTCAGTTGCATCTTGCCAGTCTGGCAGTTCGTATCCAATCGTTTCCCCCAACGGGAAAGTATCCATAGCAGAGAATTCCGGTCTTTGGGCTGCTGTTTTGAATTCCGAACTCTTCGCTGGAATCAATCTGCCTTTCCAGCCAGAAAGCTCCAGTATGTATTTCGCCCAGTCGTATCTGCTGCAGTGTCCGGTGTTGGTCATGTGATATATTCCATAAGCTCCCGTTTCGAGAAGATCCAGAATCGCCTTGGAGAGATCCACTGTGTAAGCAGGAGAGGATATCTGATCGTCGACGACCTTCAGCTCATCTTTCTCCTTCGACCATTCGAGAATCTTTTTTACAAAGTTAGTGTTTCCTACGCCGAAGACCCAGCTCAGCCGGACAATAAAACATCGATTCGTGAAAAGCGAGACAAGCTGTTCGCCATATAGCTTGCTTTGCCCGTATTTTGACAACGGCTTTGGTTTATCCCACACGAAGTAAGGACTTCCCTTCTTTCCGTCAAATACATAGTCTGTGCTGAAGTGCATTAGAGGAATGCCATGTTCGCTTGCTGCTATCGCGAGGTTCTTCGGACCGATAGCGTTAACCGAAAACGCATTCTTCCAGTCATCTTCGGCCTTATCTACGGCGTTGTATGCGGCGCAGTTGATTATTGCGTCAGGTCTGGCACGTTTGGTGAAATCTTTTACTTCAACTAAGTTAGTAATATCTAGATGCATTGTATTCCCACCAAGAAAAGCCATTTGCCAATCATAGTGCCTCTTTTCATTAGGCAGGAAATCGGTTGGAGTGAAATCTATCTCCCTTCTTTTCAATTCTTTCTGAAGGTCCTGGCCAAGTTGGCCGTTGGCACCAGTTATTAGGATTCTCATTAGTACCTCCAACTTAGTTGATTGGCAAATTAGCTGAATTAGCAGATTCGCAGTTTGGCAAATTGATAGAATCAGACTCACTGTATTGCTCGTTATTCGGAGTAACCAATAGTAATTCCTACGAAATGCAGGTGGTTGCAAAAGCGCGCAATCAAGTGCTTGCTAAGCTGCTAATCTTCAAATCTGCTAAACTTCAGCTCCTTAAGCGTAGGCCACTTCTTATCCTTTTCAGACAACAAAGGCTCATTTATTTCGTATTCTTCAAGAGGCCATTCTATAGAAATCTCTGGATCATTCCAGATGATTCCACCTTCGTGTTCTGGATGGTAATAATCTGAACACTTGTATGTGAACTCAACAATATCGGTAAGCGCTAGAAAACCATGAGCAAAGCCTTTGGGTATAAATGATTGCTTCTTGTTCTCTTCGCTCAGAATAACGCCGAACCATTTCCCA harbors:
- a CDS encoding class I SAM-dependent methyltransferase produces the protein MCGIDDSLPDNYYCAVRKDLIDLVPPGFRSVLEIGCGEGNNAAYLREKGATYIAGIELSCRHGEIAATRMDEIFIGSVEEDLPNWLLNREFDLVICGDVIEHLIDPWRTLERLRNVIPSSGYLVASIPNIRHYSVVKELVLRGRFQYVSSGLLDRTHLRFFTKREIIELLDNSQYKIINWSHSPISRRDSLISRITFGRFDGFLTYQYYVLAQKK
- a CDS encoding glycosyltransferase family 2 protein — protein: MISVICVFNNREILESCLLKSLSKEENTFDLVLVDNTEKAFSSAASALNHGAQKAKGNFLAFVHQDVVFGEKFSLTELEYQMDALPVGSIAGAAGRLNEDGVITSMTHGEPPSPAGTIRPKSPTECQTVDEVMIGVRREMFEEIMFDPLVCNGWHLYGVDFCLSAGERDYKSFVLPMDLHHRSPGYSMDDSFYEILKKVVSKHKNNYKTIYSTNGIWPTSVFKLKWMHNTEMFRNNVREIAMETQFGRKILAIRRRRFQKMRSEFGDEN
- the rfbB gene encoding dTDP-glucose 4,6-dehydratase, coding for MTLLVTGVAGFIGSNFVYYYLRRHPERKIIGLDNLTYAGNLDNLSKLTNKEKKRFTFIKGDICDNELVESIFNEHDIDGVINFAAESHVDRSIHDPQIFLKTNILGTQVLLDAAKNHWQLSDGSWRSLSSKEGEERRRDRFARTTNNEQRATPRFLQISTDEVYGALGPTGYFTEKTPLDPHSPYSASKASADLIVKAYHDTYGMPINITRCSNNYGPYQFPEKLIPLIINNALNHKPLPVYGDGRQIRDWLYVGDHCRAIDMVFENGKSGDVYNIGGHNERENIYIVKRIIEILREKAGDREINESLIKHVTDRLGHDRRYAIDPSKITYELGWKPSIMFDEGIEMTVDWYLNNREWVESVISGEYLEFYEKNYDAK
- the rfbD gene encoding dTDP-4-dehydrorhamnose reductase → MRILITGANGQLGQDLQKELKRREIDFTPTDFLPNEKRHYDWQMAFLGGNTMHLDITNLVEVKDFTKRARPDAIINCAAYNAVDKAEDDWKNAFSVNAIGPKNLAIAASEHGIPLMHFSTDYVFDGKKGSPYFVWDKPKPLSKYGQSKLYGEQLVSLFTNRCFIVRLSWVFGVGNTNFVKKILEWSKEKDELKVVDDQISSPAYTVDLSKAILDLLETGAYGIYHMTNTGHCSRYDWAKYILELSGWKGRLIPAKSSEFKTAAQRPEFSAMDTFPLGETIGYELPDWQDATERFLKELEVFG
- the rfbC gene encoding dTDP-4-dehydrorhamnose 3,5-epimerase; amino-acid sequence: MSKFTRVDTVIPDLFIIEPTVFGDNRGFFMETYNKKEFVRIGIDVDFIQDNHSKSKKGTLRGLHFQNRFPQAKLVRVIRGEVYDVAVDIRENSPSFGKWFGVILSEENKKQSFIPKGFAHGFLALTDIVEFTYKCSDYYHPEHEGGIIWNDPEISIEWPLEEYEINEPLLSEKDKKWPTLKELKFSRFED